One Nicotiana tomentosiformis chromosome 4, ASM39032v3, whole genome shotgun sequence genomic window carries:
- the LOC117279803 gene encoding secreted RxLR effector protein 161-like: MEISKIIDTPIATATRLDTDEPGSPMNETMYRGIIGSILYLTAIRPDIVFSVGLCARFQSSPKESHLKTAKKILRYLKGTQDLVLYYPSGDNFDLIGYANADYAGYQVDRKSTSDMAHFLGSCLISWGTKKQNFVALSTAEAEYVATASCCAQLLWIKQHLEDFGVFSDCVPLLCDNTSALNMAKNPVQHKRTKHIDVQHHFLKDNVEKGLICMKLCKQKTK, encoded by the coding sequence atggaaatttcAAAGATCATTGATACTCCTATTGCCACTGCCACTCGTTTGGACAcggatgaacctggttctcctATGAACGAAACCATGTATAGAGGTATCATTGGTTCAATTTTGTATCTCACAGCTATTAGACCTGATATCGTATTCAGTGTGGGATTATGTGCTAGATTTCAATCtagtccaaaggaatctcatctgaagaCTGCCAAGAAAATTCTAAGGTATCTCAAAGGAACacaggacctggttctctactatcctTCAGGTGACAATTTCGATTTAATTGGGTATGCTAATGCCGATTATGCTGGTTATcaggtggatagaaagagcacatcTGACATGGCACATTTTCTAGGATCGTGTCTGATTTCATGGGGTACCAAGAAACAAAACTTTGTGGCTCTTTCAACTGCAGAAGCTGAATATGTGGCAACTGCCTCTTGCTGCGCTCAACTACTATGGATCAAGCAGCACCTGGAGGACTTTGGTGTGTTTTCTGATTGCGTGCCATTACTATGTGATAATACCagtgctctcaacatggcaaagaacccGGTTCAGCATAAGAGAACAAAGCATATTGATGTGCAACATCATTTTCTCaaagacaatgttgaaaagggtCTTATCTGCATGAAGTTATGCAAACAGAAGACCAAGTag